A genomic segment from Heptranchias perlo isolate sHepPer1 chromosome 18, sHepPer1.hap1, whole genome shotgun sequence encodes:
- the LOC137334913 gene encoding G-protein coupled receptor 61-like: MVAEEEISPASPRRRSLPPVMDGQDWGSERLLNLSGGGSPLANRQGVQTIEESMGLVLMLLLTGLGIAGNLAVIAVILKTLRLRKFLFILHLCLVDLLSALTLMPLGIASSTALLGSGSLCRTYLSLGICLSGVSILTTAAINVERYYYIVHPLRYEVKMTFSLTVSTLLLIWTEGTLASLMPLLAWTPQPGDPGKATRCSLHWGTGALGKAFALLFSLGCFALPALLIFSVYCSVFRVARVAALQPSRAAPPRHGPDSETTTVSRGRVPRLPPDKRFGGGKAAVTLMIIGGQFLACWLPYFAYHLHTVMASKTVSTAWETVVTWLAYSSFTINPFCYGCLNRQIRAELIRWPKCFFRQPEDVQFGVSSHEGSVEENFLQFLHRTSCAADRPGRLASSPGNLLNQASSRQNFRLPGQIPEQPPEPLSAREKKSHLLHQA, from the coding sequence ATGGTGGCCGAGGAAGAGATCTCTCCTGCTTCTCCTAGGCGCCGATCCCTTCCTCCGGTGATGGACGGGCAAGACTGGGGCAGTGAGCGGCTGCTGAACCTGAGTGGGGGCGGCTCGCCCCTCGCTAACCGACAGGGTGTGCAAACCATTGAGGAATCCATGGGTCTAGTCCTCATGCTGCTCCTCACCGGGCTGGGCATCGCTGGTAACCTGGCCGTGATCGCTGTGATCCTCAAGACCCTTCGGCTTAGGAAGTTCCTCTTCATCCTGCACCTGTGCCTGGTGGACCTGCTGTCCGCCCTCACCCTCATGCCGCTGGGCATCGCCTCCAGCACTGCCCTGCTGGGCAGTGGCTCCCTGTGCAGGACCTACCTGTCCCTAGGGATCTGTCTCAGCGGCGTCTCCATTCTGACCACGGCGGCTATCAACGTCGAACGCTATTACTACATCGTGCACCCTCTGAGATACGAGGTGAAGATGACCTTCAGCCTGACCGTCTCCACCCTGCTGCTGATCTGGACCGAGGGTACCCTCGCCTCCTTGATGCCGCTGCTCGCTTGGACGCCCCAGCCCGGGGACCCCGGGAAAGCTACCCGCTGCTCTCTTCACTGGGGCACGGGAGCCCTGGGCAAGGCGTTCGCCCTCCTCTTCAGCCTCGGCTGCTTCGCCCTGCCGGCTCTGCTTATCTTCTCCGTCTACTGCAGCGTCTTCAGGGTGGCGAGGGTCGCCGCCCTCCAGCCCTCCCGGGCAGCTCCCCCTCGGCATGGACCTGATTCGGAGACCACCACGGTGAGCAGGGGCAGAGTCCCTAGACTGCCCCCGGACAAGAGATTCGGAGGAGGGAAGGCTGCAGTCACCCTGATGATCATAGGAGGCCAGTTCCTCGCTTGCTGGCTACCCTACTTTGCTTATCACCTTCATACTGTAATGGCCAGCAAGACAGTGTCAACTGCTTGGGAGACTGTAGTCACCTGGCTCGCCTATTCCTCTTTCACCATCAACCCTTTCTGCTACGGTTGCCTAAATCGCCAGATCAGAGCGGAGCTCATCAGGTGGCCCAAATGTTTCTTCAGACAACCCGAGGACGTTCAGTTTGGGGTCTCCAGCCACGAGGGGTCGGTGGAGGAGAACTTCTTGCAGTTTTTGCATAGGACGAGTTGTGCGGCAGACAGACCCGGTCGCCTGGCATCGAGCCCCGGCAACCTCCTAAACCAAGCCAGCAGCAGGCAGAACTTCCGATTACCCGGGCAGATCCCGGAGCAGCCACCCGAGCCTCTTTCAGccagagaaaaaaaaagccaCCTCTTACATCAGGCATGA